The genomic stretch CCGGGTATTGCGTTTCCCGTTGCAAGCGCATAGTTGAAGTAGAAGGAACCAGCAACAGCAATGTCGGTTGCTTCTCGAAATTGTGCCGCGCGCGTAGTTCTAAACTCCTCACTAAACTCGCGCTCTGCCGCTTCAATAACTGACTTTCGGAGGGGGTTTGGAGTATGAAAGAACTTGCGGCTAAATGATGTATACCCTCTAGAAAGGAGTGCAGTTCGGGCATTTTTGGCAGCTACAGTTGACGCATTATCAAGCTCCGAAACCTCATCGAACTCAACTAAAGCCTTGGAGAAAAATACCTTTGACATTCCGTTTCCATAGAAGAAAGTTTCTGGAGAAACTGTTCTAGACAAAATAAAGTCATCGTTTAGATAGAGAAAATGTTCTGCAAGGTCTGGAATGCGATGCAAATTTGACTCGATTGCATGTGAATTGAAATTGGGTAATCCTATCTCATCGGGCCAAATCGTTGAGTGATCTACAATTTCGATTCGCGGATTAGATGTATCTAGCCATTCGGGTTTTTGGCCTGCCGTCACAATCCAAATTTTCCGAATCCAAGGAGCGAATTGCTCGATAGACCGTAGGCTGTATCGAAGTTCATCATGATCAGCAAATCTGGCATCTGAAACCGCATTGCCTACAAACTGATCTTCATCGAGTATGTGCAGCGCTTCCGCCTTCTTCATTTGCCATTGGCTGTCGGAGCCATCGACCCAGGTGAAGACCGCGTCAACTTCGAAGTCGATCGTCGTTGAGCTTTTCGATTGTGCGTTTCGTAGAGCTGCCTCGAAAGATAGCTGATCATGGCGGAAATCTGGTAGCGTCGTCGCAACCGGATTCCAGATTGGAACCGAAACAACCTTTTGGCCTTCTGCGCCTTCAATAGGTTCCTCTGCAAACTTTTCGCCATGCTGCCAGAAATTGAACTCTATACCTTGGGAAGAACCAGCCCTGAAGCTCGATTCCGAATCGAAAGCGACTCGTTCGTAGACTTTCATTCCTGACATTTTCCAACGATTTGACAAGTTGGTCACGAGACTCGGCTCGGACTGAATTTTACCGTTAATCCCAATCGCTTGGAAATACCAATGGTTGAACTCAGGACGTGTCCGAATCAAATGAAGAAGCTTCTCGCGATCCAATTCGGAGAGGTGTAAAGTGCTCGGTTCATCGAACTTCTTCTCAAACTGCCAATATTCTATGGACTGCTGATGGAGAAGATTTTCAAATTTTTCAAGCGTTTCACGTTTTATTTGTGATAAATTAAGGTGTTCGGTTATCCTGAATACCATACTCTTTCCGCCGGCAGGGAGTATGAGGAGATCAGAACGTAAATTATGCTGACGAAACTTCGTTATATTTCGACGCTTTTGTTGACTTTCTTTTTGCGATTTAACAATCGATTGAACTTGCCTGCGTACTTGCTTGGCCTTGTTCATGGGAAGATTTATTGAAAGTTGCATAAAATATCCTTTTCAATTGGTCGACATAAGCCACAGAACTAGTCTGTTGCGTGATAGTTAAGGATCTGTCTCCTAGCCCAGCAAGTTGGCTCGACAAGCCGAACTGTCCCTAGTTTCCAGCGTTGCATAGAGCTGTATGACTGCGCACTCAGTGATGTAAGTCTTTTCGAACTACTAAATTGTACCGTACGCACGGACCTCTTTCATGTTCGAATGGCACATGCGACTAGGGTGTCGGCAAAGCCATTGGCACGAGCCGAAACCAGTCGTCTCGAGTTTCTAGCTGACGCGATTTGGCGACCCGGACGCGAAACACCAGCAGCGTCCCGGGCACCGAGGTGACCTTAGAACTGCTTTCCCTGCCCACGCCTCACCAGCAGCGGGCCATGGACCTCATCGACCAGCACACCAAAAACCACTGAAAGTAGCTACGCAACCCAGACACAGAACGCCAGGATCCCCGAGAATCCGGGCATCCTGGCGTTCTGTCTAACGTAACTTCAGCTTAGACACCTGATAAGTTTGAAGATCTGAATTGAACCGGCTGGCTAGCCGGTCGAACAGGCAATGAATCTCTCAACAACTGCAGATCAATATTCAGTTTTGGCAGGCTAGCCATTCTGGCGATTTTGTCGAAATCAAGAGTACTCAGCGATTCCTTTCTGACCGTGACGCGTGAAACCTTGGAGCTGTCCAGACATGAAAAAAAGTCATTAAACTTAAAGTCACCTCCTGTTAGTTGCTGATCCTCGACGTCAAGCCATACCCAAGGGACACCGTACGCTTGGGCAACGATTAGACCGTGTAGCGAACTCGAGATGACAACTGATGCTCCCGCAATCTCTTTCGCTACGTGACTCACCTGAAGCCTAACGTCGGAAACACGAATCTTTGGATTCCCAGACAAAACGGCAGATCGGTGAACATAATGAGGGACGCATACAACGTCACCGTGCAATGAATCATCCGGCTTGACAAAGTCTGGAAGTAAAAGCCCTGGATCACCAAATACGTCCGGAACATCCCACCCCAACGTATTTATCAATTCCGCTTTAGTTAAACGACCTCTAACAGCGTGAATTTTCACACCAGTTAGCTTCGCTCGAGTTTCGATTTCATCTGGAGTCAATGCTTTAATGAGGCCACTCCCCCAAACGTCAACATTATTTCGTTTGATCCATCCCAGAATCGATCCTACGGAATAGAGCGTGCGGGATGGAAGGCCGATTCGGTTCGATTGCACGGGCTGCCGACCGGTATAGGAGTGAATTAAATGTGGGCCAATCCAGTCTCCAAAGTTAAGAGTACCGGACGACCAATACATACTAACCGTGTCTCCCCCGCTAAATGCTCCCGCCTCTTCTTGCTTGCGCAACGACACGACAAGTCTTGCCGCATCGACAACGGCGGCTTCTACGCCTTCAAGACTGACGCTCCTAGAAATTGCCTGAATCTCTTTGCCATCCGGCGCGAATAGAACCGTTGAATAAATTACGAGGGTATCGTGAACCCACCGGGTTGATGCCGAATTTAGGCCTACCACACCAACAATAAATCCCCCCAAGACGTCCGGCACCACTCGAATAGACACACTAGAACCCAAAATCGGAAGACGTGCCGACATCGCCTCGTTTGAAACATCGAACCGGGTAAATAGATCTTTAGTTTCCGTCCTATTAGCCATTTGCGCTACGACTCGCCCCAACGGCCTGCTATCCAAATTATTCAAAACTTTAGTCCTCCAAAAACTTTGCTTTATATCTTCGAATTCTATATAAATAATATACGACGATCAATTTAACTGAGGCGCACTATATTCGTGGGCCTTGGTTGCAATGTTTTAATTACAAGAAACGAGAAATGCCAACTTTCGCTTCTTGTCAAGAAGCATTAATGCCAATACTTGTTTCTTGCCGTCTTGATCAACCAATTCCAATGCATTGAGCGAACCTCTAGCGAGTCAACGATATGGTGATCGAATTTTGATGGAATAAATCTTGGATCAATCATGCCGAGCTTTTCATCCATCAGCTGCTCATTGATGTCGAAATAACCAAACCCACGCTCGGCACACGCACTCGCAAGCATGGAGTTGTAGTGCAACGCAAGATCCGTCCTCATGACATCAGATGTATAGGTTTCCGTCAGGTTCTTCAGCACCGACGCACGTCGCTCTTTATCAACTTCTGTGTCAGCGAAACGTTCCGTAAGAATCCGCATTATATATTTTACGGACTTTGCTCGATCGTAGCATAATACAGGTAGATTGACGCCTTTTACTATTATTTTATTTGAATCAATATCCAAGCCATCTAAATAATCAACGTATGTCGATATAAAGAATTTCAGTCTATCTTCTACAGATTCCTCGTCACCGAGGACGTATTGACGAAAAGGAACACCGAGTTCGACATCAACCTGACCCAAATTAAAAACCGCGAAGTCCGGCTCGTACGACTCCAACCAACGCGGAATATCGCTACCCAAGCCGAGGGTTGAACTGAGCCTGCCTACGCCCGTTACGGTGGCGGCCGAGACGGCCTTTGTTACCGCGTTAATCCCACGAAGGCTGTGATTTACTACTCGTAACTGATTTGTTATGTTGAAATATTGCGCATGAGAATCTCCTACGATCAAAAATTTCATAATCAGCCTCACTTTTGTTTGTTATAATATTTACTTCTTGAAACTACATTATTTCAATGTTTTCTTACGTTTATTAATACATCACAGGTAAAGTAGTTCAAATCAGGGCATAGATTCTTCGAACTTCGGGAAAATTGGTGAAGGTGCCGGCAGTTCCGTGCCGGCCACAAGTGCGTTGTCGAACCCGACAAACTCACGGGCCGAACCCTCGGCCTGACCTAGAACCTCTAACAGCGAGCCCGCAGCAGTCGGCATCACTGGTTGGACTAAGATGGCAACTCGGCGCAGTACCTCGATGGTCACATAGAGAACGGTCTCCATACGGGCTACGTCCGTCTTGCGAAGTACCCAAGGTGCCTGATCTGCAAAGTAGGCGTTCGTGTCGCCCAAAACGGTCCAGATGGCTTCAAGCGCCTTGCTAAATTCCTGACGGGAGAAAGACTCTCGACAAATTTCCAAGAGTTTTCCAGCTTCGGCCATTATCTGCTGATCCGCATCAGTAAATTCGCCGGGCGTTGGGACTACTCCCCCGCAGTTCTTCGCGACCATAGACAGTGACCGCTGGGCAAGGTTGCCGAGGTTGTTGGCTAGGTCAGAGTTCATGCGTCCAACAATGGACTCATGGCTGTAGCTGCCATCAGCTCCAAAAGGTACCTCACGAAGGAAGAAGTAGCGGACCTGGTCCAGCCCATACTGTGAGACGAAGTCAGCAGGAGCTACAACGTTGCCCAGAGACTTGGACATTTTCACGCCGTTGTTGTGCAAGAAACCGTGGATCATGACGCGCTTGGGCAGTGGCAGCTTTGCCGACATAAGGAAAGCTGGCCAGTAGATCGCGTGGAACCGTGAAATGTCCTTGCCGATAACGTGCACGTCCGCCGGCCAGTACTTCTTGAACGATTCGGATTCGATGTCTGGGAACCCGGTACCGGTCAAATAGTTGGTCAGAGCATCAACCCAGACGTACATGACATGGTCCTTGTTTCCAGGAACAGGTACTCCCCAGTCAAACGTGGTTCGGGAAATCGAGAGGTCTTCGAGGCCACGTTCGACAAATCGAATTACTTCGTTAAAGCGAGTGTGCGGGGCACCAAAATCGGGCTGTGCCTTGTAGAGCTCAAGCAGCTTGTCCTGGTATGCGGAGAGACGGAAGAAGTATGATTCTTCTTCGGTCCAGGTGACCTCGGTATCGGTCTCCTTCGCGTACCGTTGGCCGTCTTCGCGAACTTCGGTGTCATCCTCTGCATGGAATGCTTCGTCACGCACGGAGTACCACCCGGCGTACTTGTCGAGATAGATATCCCCGTTGGCCTCCATCCGCTTCCAGATGGCCTGAGCCGCGGCATAGTGGTCAGAATCCGTGGTGCGGATGAATCTGTCATAGCTGATGCCCAGCTCGTCGTTCATTGCTTGGAATGCATCCGAGTTTCGCTGTGCCAATTCGCGCGGCGTGATCCCCTGGCGTTCGGCGGTCTGTAGCATCTTCTGCCCGTGCTCGTCCGTGCCGGTCATGAAGAACACGTCGTATCCGTCAAGGCGCTTGAAGCGCGCCATGGCGTCAGTAGCAATTACCTCGTACGCATGCCCAATGTGGGGCACACCGTTCGGGTAAGAGATGGCGGTGGTGATGAAAAACGGAGTCTGCTCAGAAGTCACTAGAGAAATCTATCGTAGATTCGCTCTAACCCGCCCATTCGAGTACTTTATGTGAGCTGGTCGAGCTCGTCCCAGAAAGCGATACGCAAGGCACGGCGTACATCCTGCAGGTCCGTCTTCCATTCCCCGATCCGCTGAGCGCAATCCTTGAGTAGCACTCTGTCGATCTCCGGGGGAAGTAGGGGTCTGTCGGCCAGTAGATCCTTCAACTCGGCCTGAGTCGTGCTCGCGTGCCAATTCTTTGCCACACTGCTACCGACTTCGGCGGCAACGTCCATGGTGCCAGATTCACTACCTGTGCCCCCAGCAAAACCAGATGTTTGCTGGGTCGAGCTATACACCAACTGGTAGTCGGCGGGTGCCGGAGCCGCTGGCTGGATTGGAGTCTGAAACCTGGGACGCTGATTTAATAGCGCCGGCGTCGGCACTCTCGGGGCGCCAGGCTTCGGGCCCGACACGTGCTCTTCGATAACAGGTGTGGGATATATAACGGCCATCGGCGCATGGGCAATCGTCGCGGTTTGACTGGCATGTTCTGGATCCCATGTCACGGCCTTCACAAATGCGGATTTGATCAGATCTTCTGGCAATGTGATGATGCTGTCCACACGAAGAGCTAGGTGCTCGGCCACGGAGGCAACGCCCAATCGGTGATCGGCCTTCTCCACACCGATCAGGACGACCTTCATACCCAAGTCTTGGGCCTCTTCCACTGCCTCTGCGAGATCATCATCGCCGGATACCAAAAAGGCAACGGATGCGGCACGGTTGCGGGCGATGCCCACCAAATCAAGGCCCAGCTTTAGGTCAACGCCTTTTTGCTCCCCATTAAAGGAGATCCGGCCCAGCCGCACCTTCACACCGGGTATCAGACCTATGCGCTTGTGTTGATCGGTAAATATGGCGTCTTTTGCTGCGTCATACCAGTAGATTCTCAAGTTTTCCAGGCCGCTAGATTCCTTGGCAGTCTTGAGAATCCCTTCGACCAGAGCTTCGTAGTTCACGGTATAGGCAGCGCGCAGCGTCGTTCCGGCAGCGCGATGTCCCCCGATAGCTAACAAGAAACTTGCATCAACGAATATTGCGCTCTGAGACATCATCACCCAATCCTATGCGGTGCCAAGGAGCTGTTTGAGAAACGCGCTGGCCAGGCATCGTTTTTCTGAGTGTTCCGCCGATGAAGTTCTTAGCTGAAAGATGGATTCTCGAGCTTAACGAAAGGTAGCCCGAAGGAACGACCAAGCCTAGTTAGATTCTTAGAACATCACTGGCGAGAGCACAAAAAAATGTGCCCCACATGCCAACCTGGATGCTGCTCTCGAAAGAAATCCGAGACGACATCAGGCGGCATGCTGGGCACACTTGTAATACAGATTAGGAGTATTAGTCCTCGAGGTTGATTTCGCGGGCGACGGTGGCGCCAATAGCTGCACGCACGATGTCTAGGACACCCGCGGGCAGTGCCGAATCGACGGCCAGCACGGCAAAGGCTTCGCCACGCTCTTCCTTGCGGGCTACCTGCATCCCACCGATGTTCACGCCCTGCTCACCCAGCACGTTACCCAAGGTGCCGATGACACCCGGGCGGTCGGCATAACGAAGCACAATCATGTGATCCGTCAGCGGAATCTCAATCTCATAGCCATTGATGCCAACGAGCTTTTCGATCTGCTTCGGACCGGTCAGCGTGCCCGCAACTGCCAGCTGAGTGCCTTCTGTAGATGCACCCTTGACCGTGAGCAAGTTGCGGTATTCTGGCGAATCCGGCGTGGTGACCAGTCGAGTGGTAACCCCGCGCTGCTCGGCCAGCACTGGAGCGTTAACGTAGGACACCTGATCAGAAACGACATCCATGAAGACACCCTTAAGAGCCGAAAGCTCGAGAGCCTTCACGTCCAAGGAAGCAATTTCTCCGGCAACTACAACATCGATGTTGGTTAGGGAGCCAACGGTCAGTGCGTTGAACACACGACCCAGTTTTTCGATCAATGGAATACCCGGGCGAACGTTTTCGTCGATGATGCCGCCGGCAACGTTGACTGCATCGGGAACAAGTTCGCCGGCCAGTGCCAAACGAACGGATTTGGCCACCGAAACGCCGGCCTTTTCCTGTGCTTCCTCGGTTGAGGCACCCAGGTGCGGGGTGACAGTTACGTTTTCAAATTCGAAGAAGGGAAGATCGGTGCTCGGCTCCTTGACGAAGACGTCAATTCCGGCGCCGGCGATTTCTTCGTTTTTCAGCGCCGTGTATAGGTCATCCTGATCAACCAATCCGCCACGGGCGACATTGATGACATAAGCGGTGTTCTTCATCTTGGCAAAGGCTTCCTTGCCAAGCATGCCAATGGTTTCCGGGGTCTTGGGCATGTGGATCGTCACGAAGTCGGATTCGGCCAAGAGCTGATCGAGGTCTACCAGGGTGACACCAAGCTGCTGTGCGCGCGCCGGGGTGATGTACGGGTCGTAGGCAAGAATCTCCATGCCGAAGCCCTGCAAGCGTGCTGCAACAAGTGCACCGATTCGCCCCAAACCAATGATGCCGGCCTTCTTTTCGAAGAGCTCGACACCAGTGTAGGAACTACGCTTCCACGCGCCACTCTTCAGTGATGCGTTGGCGGCGGGAATGCGGCGTGCCAGGGACACAATGTGGCCCACGGTCAGCTCTGCCGCAGAAATGATGTTGGAGGTCGGTGCATTCACGACCATGACACCGGCCTGGGTAGCGGCCTTGATGTCCACGTTGTCCAAGCCGACTCCGGCACGGGCAATGATCTTCAAGTTCTTTGCTGCTGCGATAGCTTCGGCATCCACCTGAGTGGCAGAGCGTACGAGGATCGCATCAACGTCGACAATGGCGGCTAACAGCTGGGAGCGGTCCGCACCGTCGGTCTGGCGAATTTCGAAATCGGGCCCCAGGGCCGCAATGGTTGCGGGCGAGAGTTCTTCTGCCAAGAGTACGACAGGCTTGTTTACAGACACGGGGTGGCACCTTTGCTATTACAGTGGGCTGGATGCATGGCTAAGGAACGACTTAGCCAGAGACCCCAGAATATAACCCAGCCCGGTATATTCCCGGCTCGACTGCGCGATGTTACGAGCCCGAGCACCATTTGTGTGAGCATTTTCACAACCTCCAACCCTTGTTGGAAATTTGGCAGTCAAAGCTTTAGGCGGCATCAACTACGTCTTACGTCTTCAAAGGGGTTGCTCCAATTTGGCGCTAGCTATAAAGGCCACTGTGTCTCTCCTAGCTGCAAAGGACTAGCTACATAAGTTCCCCCATCAAAAGCCAGTCGGCTTACTCTCGATCAGCAATGGCGCTAGCCGCGTGCCACATCAAGTTTGTTGCGGATCATTATGCGCCACGCAGTAACACTTCGCCCGGCTTCGCGTTTCCCGCACCAAACACGAGATGGCGGGTGGCGATCTTTTCCGTGAAGAACCTATCGTGACTGACCACCACCACGGCACCTGGGAAGTGCAGCAAAGCCCGTTCCATAACTTGGGTGCTGGACATGTCCAGGTGGTTAGTTGGCTCATCAAGAACCAACACCGAGGCACCCGAGAGTAAGCACATGGCCATGGCAACCCGGGAACGCTGGCCGCCAGACAGGTTGCCGATCTTGTTTTTCAGGTCGGCTTCCGAGAACTGGAACATGGCCAGGAAACGGTTAACCGATTTCTTCGTGGCGCTGAATGCCAACGAATCGGGCATGGCATTAACCGCATGAGACACGGTGTCGGCAGGATCAAGTTCTTCTAGAATTTGGTTGTAGGAGACTACTGCCGCTCCCTTAGTCCAGGTGACGTATCCCGAATCCTGCTTTTCTTCCTCGGTGAGAACACGAAGCAGTGTGGATTTACCGCTACCATTTGCCCCCAAGATCACCAGTCGATTACCGCGGCGCACCTCAAAGCTTAGATCGCTGAAAAGGGTCTTTTCACCGTAAGACTTTGTTAGTCCCTCGACCCGGCACAGCGTGTCCTTAATATGCAGACCACTGTAAATTTCGGTGATGATTTTATCCACCGGACGCGGGGCGCGTGACTTCTTGATCTTTGAAAGCTTACTGTCCAAGCCCTTGGTGGCGGCCTTGGCTGCTTCGCGACGGTCCGAGATACCTTCAGCTTCGAAAGCAAGAAGCTCAGATTCGTGGACAAACTGAGATTCGAGGCTCTTGAGTTTGAACTGTTTTGCGACCACATACTGGGCGAAGTTTCCCGGGTATTCGTGGAGGTGAAAGTTCTCGACTTCAATGATCCGGGTTACAACAGAGTCCAAGAACTTGCGATCGTGCGAAACAATGATCGCGGCGCCCTTGAAGGATTTGAACCAGTTTTCTAGCCATTCAACGCCTGCGACGTCAAGGAAGTTAGTCGGCTCATCAAGGAGTAGAACGTCTGGATCCTCTAGCAGAATTTTTGCTAACGCGGCGCGATTACGCCAACCGCCCGAAAGTGAATCTATCGGGCAAACGCGGTGCGCCTCGTCGAAGCCAAGTTTGGTCAGCACCGTGTCGATGGAACGCGGGTAGTCCCAACCGTCCAGACGATCCATGGATTCGAAAAGCTCGGACTGTCGATTGATCAGCCGCTCCATTTCATCAGAGCTGGGGTCAGCGGCAATTGAACCGTCAATTTCCGCCAGCTCTGTTTCTATGGACTTAACCTCAGAGAACAGCTCGTCGAGGACTTCTGAGATAGTGGATGCCCCGTTGAGCTCTGAGAACTGGGAGAAGTAGCCGATCTTGGTTCCCAGTTCCACAGCAACCGTGCCGGTGTCCGGTTCCACTTGGTCAAGTACGAGCTTCAGAAGCGTTGACTTGCCCGATCCGTTCCTGCCGATAAGCCCGACACGATCACCAGATTCGAGCTTGAAGAATGCTTCGCGCAGAATCTGGATATTTTCGAATCGAAGACTGACGTCGTTTAGACGGATCAAGCTCATGTTCGTGTGGTCCTCTTCAAGGTTTGCGGGTGGGAAGACGGGAACGTACTTCCTGTGCGAAGTGTGCTCGGTGAAATAGACACGAGCAACTAGATACAGATTATCGTCACCTCGATTATTCCGGGGTGCGAATTTCAACTTCTGCATACGGTAGATCTTCAAGTCATGCTCGACTAGAAAAGAATGTATGGTCTGCGAACAAGGCCTACCAGTCTCCAGACCGTCGCCTCAAAAACCGACATGGCCCCGGAAACCGTTGGTTCGTATCACCGAAAACCCATTCTAAATTATACGGACTATCTTCGATGCCGGAGGAGCATAATTCTAGATTTGCAAATGACCGTCAAAAAACTGCCTTGTACGACACACAATTCCCTTCGACGCTTCAAGTTGTAGATCTATGCGCGAAAAAGGCGCAGGACTCGACTTGCCTCCGAATTGTCCAACTCGCCGCAAGTCTTCCGATCGCGCGCACCTATCAAAGAAAACCAAATCATTCGTCGACTTTTGTTCCCTCTGTGCGGACCGTTTCAGCCCCACCTAGATTGCGCCAGAGCTCAACAGAACCGCCCCCGCGCCAATAATTCATCGCTTCGACGTTGTCAGTTTGAATTATGTTTGCTCCATATTTCGAGACCAGTTTTTCCCAACCGCGATCAGCTTCAGGGCGCATCGATGCGTCATCAGTGTTTCCTGCTGACAACGAATTCGAAATTGCGTTGATCCACAATCGGCTCCGGACGCCTAGCCTTTCCAAGTAGTCTGGTTGAATTTGTGGATCATTTGGAGAATTGAAGAGAACTTCAATGGCTACAGGCTGACGTCCTTCGAAAGCCAAGGCTTTCCAGGCGCTGGCATCGTTCACAACTTGAATATATTGAATGCGACTGTCTCGGGCCATGAATTCCTCCGCCGATTTTACAGTCGGACTGCCCTTAAAGATCCCATGGTCGACTGTTCCTGTGGAATCTAAAACCGACAGAACCTCTTCACGAATCGGCCAAGCTTTGTCCAAATTTACCATTGCCCGGTTCTTGGACACGTTCATAGCTTCCATGAGGGTCGGAATCGTTTGACGCGTAATGGTCGCAGATCCACCGCCATTAGCCGCACGCAGATGAAAGGACTTCAGTTCGGCCAGAGTCATAGAATTTACCCTACCTGTCCCATTCGTCATGCGGTCAATCGTAACGTCGTGCATCAGAACCGGTATGCCGTCCTTCGTAAGACGGACATCAATTTCAACAATTTCAGCACCATCTTTGATGGCTTCGTCAATTGCTGGGAGGGAATTCTCAGGTGCCTCGCGCCACTGGCCTCGGTGTGAAACCACCAACAAATCCGCGGAAGGAGAATGATCTTCCATTTGCCTCTTAATTCGTTCAAAAGGCGTAGAAGATTCGACTGAAACTCCCGTTTCCATAGTTTCTCGAGAAATTCGGGATTCAATGGTGCTCCCGACGAGGCTAGCACCAAGAAGGAATATCACGACGCAGGTTAGGACAGTTATATTACGTTTTTTCATCGAGATCGCTCCTTAACGACACGGAGCGCAAAAGGTCTTCCACTCTACCATCCGATTACCTCGCATATCCTTGACCTCAGCAATCAGGGATCGACCATCTGCGTCACATCGATTCCGCCAGGAAGACGAACATTTTGTGTTTGAAGAAATGATCCATGTCCCCGATTGAATTGGCCAGCTCACACGATGACTCTGCTCATGAACGACTGATCCGGGAATACGTGGAAGCTTTATCCGAGCGCGAAATCGACGAAATGATCGGTCGGGCCGAACGTAAGGCCGAAACCATCGCTCACGGATTGTTGGTGTCGGGGCATCCCATCGACTCATCTATACAAAGCAGTCTGGTCCGTTCCGCGATCCTGCGCGAGCTCAATACACGCGCAGGATGAACCTGCCGACATTCAGTGCTGTTCGGAGGGTAGTACGGTGATCAGTCAATGAGCGGTGCACCTGTTCCGGAATCGCCATCAGTCTCGGCATGGATATGATCCATATGCCGTGTCGTATCGTTCCAATTGTTGGTGAACTGGGTCCCGTATTTGCCCGACTTTGAATACTCTTGCCAGCCCAGGCTCGGGCCCAGCCAGATCTTGTCCTGCCAGATGAGATAGTCGATCCCTAGCGCTTCACGGTTGGTGATGAGGAAGCGTGCTACCTCATTTCCGTTGCTGATCCCTTGAGCACTCTTGTAGTCCTTGATCATCAGATCGGTGGCCCTACCACTGCTGTGGCCCACGGATCCGGCGCGGACACCGCCATATCCGTAGACGAAGCTGCCAAATCGGGCCTTGACCGCAGCATTCACAGCGATGGTATCGGGCTGGAGTCCCACACTTTCGGTCTTAGCCAAGAACTCCTCGCTCATCCAGCCGGTACCGACGCTGCTCACGACGTTGGCCCATCCATTGCTGGATCTCAGATAGGTGACCTTCTCCCCGGCAGGCACGACGCCAATAACGGGGTTGATGCTGGAGCCTCCGGTGCGGAGGTTGACATTAGCCGTTGCCCACCGATATTGGACTTCAACGGCAGGCTTTGGAGCAACCGTGGAAAGGTAGAGCTCGCTCACCCACCCGATTCCTTTGCTGGTTTTCACGTTGGCCCAACCTCCCGAGGATCGGGCATAAAGTACTTTCTCGCCTCGGGGGATCACTCCGATGGACGTGTTGCTGGCTCCCGGTCCAGACCGTACGTTGAGGTTGGCCGTGGTCCATCGTGGTGCGGTGTAGCTCGGTTGTTCAATCAGGGGTGGGGTGGGTTTCACCACTGGCGGCTTCGGCCCCGCGGTCGAGAGATAGATCGAACTGACCCAGCCGGTGCCCTTGCTCGTCTTCACGTTGGACCACCCGCCGGAAGAGCGCCCGTACAGGACCTTTTCACCGCGTGGGATGACTCCGAGTGATGCGCTACTGGTTGTCGGGTTGGTGCGCAGATTCAGAAAGTCTGTGGTCCATCTAGGTGACGAGTAGGTGACCGGTGCGGGCTTTGGTGGAGTGTTCGCAACCGGCTTGGTGGAAAGCTTCTGCGTCTGAATCCAACCAATGCCGGCACTCGTACGCACCTGCTGCCACGAACCCGAAGTCCGCAACCACGAAACCCGCGTATTCGAGGCCAACGTCACCAACTTCGCACCCGAAATACTCGGGGACTTC from Paeniglutamicibacter sp. Y32M11 encodes the following:
- a CDS encoding NYN domain-containing protein → MMSQSAIFVDASFLLAIGGHRAAGTTLRAAYTVNYEALVEGILKTAKESSGLENLRIYWYDAAKDAIFTDQHKRIGLIPGVKVRLGRISFNGEQKGVDLKLGLDLVGIARNRAASVAFLVSGDDDLAEAVEEAQDLGMKVVLIGVEKADHRLGVASVAEHLALRVDSIITLPEDLIKSAFVKAVTWDPEHASQTATIAHAPMAVIYPTPVIEEHVSGPKPGAPRVPTPALLNQRPRFQTPIQPAAPAPADYQLVYSSTQQTSGFAGGTGSESGTMDVAAEVGSSVAKNWHASTTQAELKDLLADRPLLPPEIDRVLLKDCAQRIGEWKTDLQDVRRALRIAFWDELDQLT
- a CDS encoding polysaccharide pyruvyl transferase family protein; its protein translation is MNNLDSRPLGRVVAQMANRTETKDLFTRFDVSNEAMSARLPILGSSVSIRVVPDVLGGFIVGVVGLNSASTRWVHDTLVIYSTVLFAPDGKEIQAISRSVSLEGVEAAVVDAARLVVSLRKQEEAGAFSGGDTVSMYWSSGTLNFGDWIGPHLIHSYTGRQPVQSNRIGLPSRTLYSVGSILGWIKRNNVDVWGSGLIKALTPDEIETRAKLTGVKIHAVRGRLTKAELINTLGWDVPDVFGDPGLLLPDFVKPDDSLHGDVVCVPHYVHRSAVLSGNPKIRVSDVRLQVSHVAKEIAGASVVISSSLHGLIVAQAYGVPWVWLDVEDQQLTGGDFKFNDFFSCLDSSKVSRVTVRKESLSTLDFDKIARMASLPKLNIDLQLLRDSLPVRPASQPVQFRSSNLSGV
- the metG gene encoding methionine--tRNA ligase; the encoded protein is MTSEQTPFFITTAISYPNGVPHIGHAYEVIATDAMARFKRLDGYDVFFMTGTDEHGQKMLQTAERQGITPRELAQRNSDAFQAMNDELGISYDRFIRTTDSDHYAAAQAIWKRMEANGDIYLDKYAGWYSVRDEAFHAEDDTEVREDGQRYAKETDTEVTWTEEESYFFRLSAYQDKLLELYKAQPDFGAPHTRFNEVIRFVERGLEDLSISRTTFDWGVPVPGNKDHVMYVWVDALTNYLTGTGFPDIESESFKKYWPADVHVIGKDISRFHAIYWPAFLMSAKLPLPKRVMIHGFLHNNGVKMSKSLGNVVAPADFVSQYGLDQVRYFFLREVPFGADGSYSHESIVGRMNSDLANNLGNLAQRSLSMVAKNCGGVVPTPGEFTDADQQIMAEAGKLLEICRESFSRQEFSKALEAIWTVLGDTNAYFADQAPWVLRKTDVARMETVLYVTIEVLRRVAILVQPVMPTAAGSLLEVLGQAEGSAREFVGFDNALVAGTELPAPSPIFPKFEESMP
- a CDS encoding stealth conserved region 3 domain-containing protein yields the protein MNKAKQVRRQVQSIVKSQKESQQKRRNITKFRQHNLRSDLLILPAGGKSMVFRITEHLNLSQIKRETLEKFENLLHQQSIEYWQFEKKFDEPSTLHLSELDREKLLHLIRTRPEFNHWYFQAIGINGKIQSEPSLVTNLSNRWKMSGMKVYERVAFDSESSFRAGSSQGIEFNFWQHGEKFAEEPIEGAEGQKVVSVPIWNPVATTLPDFRHDQLSFEAALRNAQSKSSTTIDFEVDAVFTWVDGSDSQWQMKKAEALHILDEDQFVGNAVSDARFADHDELRYSLRSIEQFAPWIRKIWIVTAGQKPEWLDTSNPRIEIVDHSTIWPDEIGLPNFNSHAIESNLHRIPDLAEHFLYLNDDFILSRTVSPETFFYGNGMSKVFFSKALVEFDEVSELDNASTVAAKNARTALLSRGYTSFSRKFFHTPNPLRKSVIEAAEREFSEEFRTTRAAQFREATDIAVAGSFYFNYALATGNAIPGEIRYDYIDPATRDGRSRFAKLIRRRDKDCIVINDGSTPESDEQRIETDAFIRGALQRLLPAKSTFEL